Proteins found in one Colletes latitarsis isolate SP2378_abdomen chromosome 8, iyColLati1, whole genome shotgun sequence genomic segment:
- the LOC143344929 gene encoding uncharacterized protein LOC143344929, translating into MSGAPARGTAPRRQRRHHHHHHHQKHQKQPREERSEEPEEKRPKVNPIFLWASQREQRIVEVRCEDYDKRNRIKLTKTAQGWRSIPRTASNMYSTGLGGSQKSSGANSSNSSDANDEKEIGKRQRVAAKESTNGRTSGLVTRDGVGRKRNYDEIDRNYGFPLDEEQQEASCSDDEDDEEEEDEMEENRFEKEFARCNGRNNLERLQKDKLFQPRVVLEQLHFSQLPEGVHQNVLQSQGNDEKGQNEDDIIAGEKKPDSEKRRRMNKAGIQDILNMINATASPVLATDTPSADLPVDSTKTYEVLDENSKMKDSGSTVLNSKANSISGYEHEGNVTANDAEDKIEIHEEKILGNYDTENEEEKSPRAKEDVVIVSIKSHAEKLCKIAEADGGLAHRAKCKSHSKYQNVMFGDTPLEAEEERPDEPGDPIKIDYNDSSKILNALRNTPGLSVSITRTHTPEGMKNIVIPPTRPASKASSSSRSPDSQAECAERLLKNADSATETQKASPKNLPGLSIIIPSYRYRNPHTVAHSISSSTKARVESPESTVNFSKNEVYADESKLDRFPHEEDDERDTEEDEDDCDSQVLEDLRRQKADSLAYEPDRDYFHRQSTGNSEGRKTPMECTKNQAHGISSSKNSEAQAKCKYQDVEHFDEQVLEELRTRGTVVSPQPSGIPCSPASRRPSSAYLERLLPSPPCSVSCSEDAKSDLTLKSILSSPNQLEARDYEKQKEISSRCDQIPSEHRTVRPEYAKDVERTGARKGNRSFQERSSVHSQERNSGRPMSSGDIHSTYFATDRANHKRPMSAEWSAGRQKNQSTCQKSSGKHRATEEPCATSSTTDKLLDPASQLRELIETSGHLIPDPLLVPRDYLPGLAAAPATEIPKLLASRPELRLPEALNRPDLLRDPDLLVISLAHLQHVLDHGEGPVARSRQSHTRINNGTNKGSGHASNGTRNASQTRPKLSCKPIGTLMPAPIDLSSSRRTSPYPPLLRVRSGLLKQEPEVSSTASSPDDSQLWHPLFGSQKRQQQQYSHQQQHQHQHQHQHQHQHQHASWHRTTLAS; encoded by the coding sequence ATGAGCGGGGCCCCTGCACGGGGCACAGCGCCCCGTCGTCAAAGacgtcatcatcatcatcaccaTCATCAGAAACATCAGAAGCAGCCTAGGGAAGAGCGATCGGAGGAGCCGGAAGAGAAACGGCCGAAAGTGAATCCGATATTTCTGTGGGCCTCGCAGCGGGAGCAGAGGATCGTCGAGGTGAGATGCGAGGATTACGACAAGAGGAATCGGATAAAGCTGACGAAGACGGCGCAAGGATGGCGTTCGATACCGCGTACGGCGTCGAACATGTACTCGACCGGTCTGGGTGGCTCCCAAAAGTCGAGCGGCGCGAACTCCTCGAATTCGTCCGACGCAAACGACGAGAAAGAGATCGGGAAACGGCAACGTGTCGCTGCGAAAGAATCGACAAATGGACGGACCAGTGGTTTGGTCACCAGGGACGGTGTTGGAAGGAAGAGGAATTACGATGAGATCGATAGGAATTACGGGTTTCCCTTGGACGAGGAACAACAAGAGGCGTCCTGTTCCGACGACGAGGACgacgaagaggaagaggacgagaTGGAAGAAAATAGGTTCGAGAAAGAGTTCGCGAGGTGCAACGGAAGAAATAATCTCGAAAGGCTGCAGAAAGACAAGCTGTTTCAGCCGCGAGTGGTGCTGGAGCAGCTACACTTTTCTCAATTGCCCGAGGGCGTTCATCAGAATGTCCTTCAGAGTCAAGGAAACGACGAGAAGGGGCAGAACGAGGATGATATTATCGCCGGCGAGAAGAAGCCGGATAGCGAGAAAAGGAGACGCATGAACAAGGCGGGCATTCAAGACATATTGAACATGATAAACGCAACAGCGTCGCCGGTTCTAGCCACCGATACGCCTAGCGCCGATCTGCCCGTCGATTCGACGAAAACCTACGAGGTTCTCGACGAGAATAGCAAAATGAAAGATTCCGGTTCCACGGTATTGAACTCGAAGGCAAATTCGATCTCCGGTTACGAACACGAGGGCAACGTCACAGCCAACGACGCCGAGGATAAAATAGAGATACACGAGGAAAAGATTCTTGGGAACTACGATACGGAGAACGAGGAAGAGAAGAGTCCTCGAGCGAAAGAAGACGTCGTTATCGTTTCCATAAAGAGTCACGCGGAGAAATTGTGCAAGATCGCCGAGGCGGACGGTGGCCTTGCGCACCGAGCAAAGTGTAAATCTCATTCCAAGTATCAGAACGTGATGTTCGGGGATACTCCGTTGGAAGCGGAAGAGGAACGACCCGACGAACCCGGAGATCCCATCAAAATAGATTACAACGACAGCTCGAAGATTCTGAACGCTCTAAGGAACACACCTGGACTCTCCGTCTCTATAACGAGAACTCATACGCCGGAAGGTATGAAGAACATCGTGATACCTCCGACGAGGCCAGCCTCCAAGGCGTCGTCGTCGAGCAGATCGCCGGATTCCCAAGCGGAGTGCGCGGAGAGGCTGTTGAAGAACGCAGACTCCGCCACGGAAACGCAAAAGGCCTCTCCGAAAAATCTGCCCGGCCTCTCGATCATTATACCTAGCTACAGATACCGAAATCCTCACACGGTGGCCCATTCGATCTCCTCGAGCACGAAAGCTCGCGTGGAATCGCCCGAGAGCACCGTGAACTTTTCGAAAAACGAAGTTTACGCGGACGAGTCGAAACTGGACAGATTCCCTcacgaggaggacgacgagagggACACGGAGGAGGACGAGGACGACTGTGATTCGCAGGTGCTGGAGGACCTGAGACGACAGAAAGCGGACTCGTTGGCGTACGAGCCCGACCGAGATTATTTCCACAGGCAGAGCACCGGTAATTCCGAGGGTCGGAAAACTCCTATGGAGTGCACGAAAAATCAGGCCCACGGGATCAGCTCGAGCAAGAACAGCGAGGCTCAAGCGAAATGCAAATATCAGGATGTAGAACACTTCGACGAGCAGGTCCTCGAGGAGCTCAGGACTCGTGGTACGGTCGTGTCGCCGCAGCCGAGTGGAATCCCGTGTTCCCCGGCTTCCAGGAGACCCTCGTCCGCGTACCTCGAGAGACTGCTGCCGAGCCCTCCGTGCTCCGTGTCTTGTTCGGAGGACGCGAAAAGTGATTTGACCTTGAAGAGCATCCTGTCGTCGCCGAATCAATTGGAGGCGAGGGACTAcgagaaacagaaagagatTTCGAGTCGTTGCGATCAGATACCCAGCGAGCACCGTACGGTTCGGCCAGAGTACGCCAAGGACGTCGAAAGGACCGGCGCTCGAAAGGGGAACAGAAGCTTCCAGGAACGATCGAGCGTTCACAGCCAGGAGAGGAACTCGGGCAGACCGATGTCCAGCGGCGACATCCACAGCACGTATTTCGCGACTGATCGCGCCAACCACAAAAGACCAATGTCCGCCGAATGGTCCGCCGGTAGACAAAAGAACCAATCGACTTGCCAGAAGTCCTCCGGCAAGCATAGAGCGACGGAGGAACCTTGCGCCACGTCCAGCACCACCGACAAGCTGCTCGATCCTGCTAGTCAACTACGAGAATTGATCGAGACGTCCGGTCACCTGATACCGGATCCCCTGCTGGTGCCCAGGGATTACTTGCCAGGGCTCGCGGCAGCCCCGGCAACAGAAATTCCGAAACTGCTGGCGTCCAGGCCGGAGCTCAGACTACCGGAGGCGCTCAACAGACCGGATCTGCTCAGGGATCCAGATTTATTGGTGATATCACTGGCTCATCTGCAGCACGTCCTCGACCACGGCGAAGGCCCGGTCGCCAGGTCACGACAGTCCCATACCAGAATCAACAACGGCACTAACAAAGGGTCCGGTCACGCGAGCAACGGGACGAGAAACGCCTCGCAAACGAGGCCCAAACTCAGCTGCAAACCGATCGGCACCCTGATGCCGGCGCCCATCGATCTGTCCAGCAGTCGGCGTACCAGTCCTTATCCGCCGTTGCTCAGGGTGAGGAGCGGATTGCTCAAGCAGGAACCGGAAGTCAGCTCCACGGCTAGCTCGCCCGACGACTCGCAGCTCTGGCATCCTTTGTTCGGCAG
- the LOC143344934 gene encoding putative G-protein coupled receptor Mth-like 1, producing the protein MSGNTEKLLMLLYILLCNLAISIAQNNETTMHSIPLQNETVIPDEYKDLPVVGKCCAEGQMLVINETHKLACVPFDSAINQTFSPLFSKFNASGFQIPGDRHSEFVAIIGDPCNYKRLILEPEISQYEKNYLLLNGSVFMPRMEPFMLNPGVGYCMEIIPEMGLKTVLCLSEDRIVVTASSRFTIYACGLLISVPFLILTIAAYSITPKLRDVYGRALCRYCGCLALAFIMLAVTQLGNSQLSSQACTSIAFVIQFSFIACFFWLNAMCIEMWSLVRSHVDRETYKRMKPRTLFFWYSLWCWCPSVILTLVSMFMDLDPMIPGTYVKSNFDKESCWFKPDVKSMSFFYVSVGLLLLGDVILFILTFVKLTNYQKDLDLRLLARNEESDRRDRRFLRRLTRLAFVSLIICFLFAINWTMDLISWLVTGNAFSWSTFDVVNALQGILIFGIFVLRRPQRDFVWHRIQQLRGVDTAAPEAESMESYLLPILNGDPASAQTIIP; encoded by the exons ATGTCTGGAAACACTGAAAAGCTTTTAATGTTGCTGTACATTCTTCTCTGCAACCTGGCGATTTCCATCGCCCAAAACAACGAAACAACTATGCATTCGATTCCTTTG CAAAATGAGACGGTGATACCGGACGAATACAAAGATTTACCAGTGGTTGGGAAGTGTTGCGCGGAGGGTCAGATGCTCGTGATAAATGAAACCCACAAATTGGCCTGCGTCCCTTTCGATTCAGCGATCAACCAAACTTTCTCGCCTCTCTTCAGCAAGTTCAATGCAAGCGGCTTCCAAATTCCCGGTGATCGGCACAGCGAATTCGTTGCGATCATTGGAGATCCTTGCAACTATAAAAG GCTCATCTTGGAACCGGAGATAAGccaatacgaaaaaaattatttactgttAAACGGATCTGTATTCATGCCGCGTATGGAGCCGTTCATGTTGAATCCAGGCGTTGGTTATTGCATGGAAATCATACCGGAAATGGGACTCAAGACTGTGTTATGCTTATCAGAAG ACCGCATAGTAGTCACCGCGTCGTCGCGATTCACGATCTACGCCTGCGGCCTCTTAATATCCGTGCCATTTTTAATCCTCACTATCGCGGCGTATTCCATCACACCAAAATTAAGGGACGTCTACGGAAGAGCGCTGTGCCGTTACTGTGGATGCTTGGCGCTGGCTTTTATTATGCTGGCGGTAACGCAACTAGGAAATTCGCAATTGTCGAGCCAAGCGTGCACCAGCATAG CGTTCGTCATCCAGTTTTCCTTCATCGCCTGTTTCTTCTGGCTGAACGCGATGTGCATCGAGATGTGGTCGCTGGTACGTAGCCACGTGGATCGTGAAACGTACAAGAGAATGAAGCCCAGAACGCTGTTCTTTTGGTACTCCTTATGGTGTTGGTGTCCCTCGGTGATACTTACCCTCGTCTCGATGTTTATGGACCTTGATCCGATGATACCTGGAACATACGTCAAGTCGAACTTTGATAAGGAGAGCTGTTGGTTCAAAC CCGACGTGAAATCCATGTCATTCTTCTACGTGTCAGTCGGGCTGCTGCTGCTTGGAGACGTGATCCTCTTCATTCTGACCTTCGTCAAGCTGACGAATTACCAAAAGGATCTTGACTTGAGGCTCCTCGCGAGGAACGAGGAGTCTGATCGACGGGATCGGAGGTTCCTCCGGCGGCTGACGAGATTGGCGTTCGTCAGTTTAATAATATGCTTCTTGTTCGCCATAAACTGGACGATGGACCTGATATCCTGGCTCGTAACCGGAAACGCGTTCTCCTGGTCGACGTTCGACGTCGTGAACGCTCTTCAAGGTATTCTTATATTTGGTATTTTCGTGCTACGAAGACCGCAGAGGGACTTCGTTTGGCACAGGATACAACAGCTTCGCGGTGTCGATACCGCGGCACCGGAAGCTGAGAGCATGGAGTCGTATCTACTTCCCATATTGAACGGCGATCCCGCGTCCGCGCAAACGATCATTCCTTGA
- the LOC143344937 gene encoding inositol polyphosphate 5-phosphatase K: MADKLKHLRIYFVTWNVATKHPEQNLHQLVDLTHSTSSRTLPDFYFIGLQEVKAQPQNMVLEMFFEDPWTKSFREILKKYDYVKIRSQRLQGLVLNGFCLRKHIEHLRLIEAQYTRTGFKGMWGNKGAVSIRLNIYGVSMCIVNTHLTPHDHLLADRIMDYNTILTNHSFTCADTSKILYHDYVFWIGDLNFRLNGENLTATDIDVLVKKNELKCLLEKDQLKMVMQNGDAFAELNENAITFPPTYKYEFASQEFDLKRRPSWTDRILYKVNADVYDDVKLNATQCNYRSHSNYIQSDHKPVTGEFDIIIRPGVEDHGVEFQPISEWFIDEENSVSYKLLGDARPSSGDWIGLFHNEFSSLDEYIVYEYVGQGQTLPTSFEPNAITERIYFSGLALRSPGMYRLVYVAQRQGNLIGIFGVSPPFPGHHRPT; this comes from the exons ATGGCGGACAAATTGAAACATCTCAG GATCTACTTTGTCACATGGAATGTGGCAACTAAACATCCAGAGCAAAATTTACATCAACTTGTTGATCTCACTCATAGTACTTCGTCGAGAACATTGccagatttttattttattgg atTACAGGAAGTGAAAGCCCAGCCACAGAATATGGTATTAGAAATGTTCTTTGAAGATCCATGGACTAAATCTTTTAG GGAGATATTGAAGAAATATGACTATGTAAAAATACGTTCACAGCGTTTACAAGGGCTTGTTTTAAATGGTTTTTGCTTGCGAAAGCACATAGAGCACTTAAGATTGATCGAAGCTCAGTATACAAGGACAGGGTTCAAAGGCATGTGG GGTAACAAAGGAGCAGTTAGTATAAGATTAAATATATATGGTGTCAGTATGTGTATTGTAAATACGCACTTAACGCCTCACGATCATTTACTGGCAGATAGAATTATGGATTACAATACGATACTCACGAATCATAGCTTTACTTGTGCAGATACTTCGAAAATATTATACCATGA CTATGTATTTTGGATCGGTGACTTAAATTTTCGACTGAACGGAGAGAATTTAACCGCTACAGATATCGATGTATTGGTTAAAAAGAATGAACTGAAATGCTTGCTGGAGAAAGATCAGTTGAAAATGGTAATGCAAAATGGCGATGCATTTGCCGAGTTGAACGAGAATGCTATTACATTTCCTCCGACGTACAAATACGAATTTGCTTCGCAGGAATTTGatctcaa GCGTAGACCTTCTTGGACTGATAGAATTTTGTACAAAGTAAATGCAGACGTTTACGATGATGTTAAGCTTAATGCTACCCAGTGTAATTACAGAAGTCATTCCAATTATATACAATCAGACCATAAACCCGTCACAGGAGAATTTGATATCATT ATTAGGCCTGGAGTGGAAGATCATGGTGTAGAGTTCCAACCTATATCAGAATGGTTCATAGACGAAGAAAATTCTGTGTCATATAAATTGTTGGGAGACGCTAGACCCTCTAGTGGTGATTGGATAGGCCTATTCCATAATGAATTTTCCAGCTTGGATGAATATATCGTCTATGAGTATGTAGGTCAAG GTCAAACGTTACCAACTTCCTTCGAACCTAACGCGATCACGGAACGAATTTACTTCAGCGGCCTGGCACTTCGTTCACCAGGAATGTATCGTTTGGTTTACGTTGCTCAACGACAAGGGAATCTGATTGGAATTTTCGGCGTTAGTCCACCATTTCCAGGTCATCACAGACCTACTTGA